DNA sequence from the Dunckerocampus dactyliophorus isolate RoL2022-P2 chromosome 4, RoL_Ddac_1.1, whole genome shotgun sequence genome:
CAAATAGCTGCAAGCTCTCTTTCACTTTCTTGCTCAACATGCATGAAGCTTTGAAGTGTATGTCGTCTGATGTTATCCTTACTTGGTGACAGCTGTTGTCTTCAAGAGTCAAGGCCACTGAGCTGTGAAGTTCTTGTCAAGAAGGGCACACTCTGCTCCAAAGGACACACGAATAAGTCATCACCTATGTATCAACTGGCTACAGTTTTCAGGCTGGTTGGAGAGAAGCTTTGGAACAAAGTAGGAAGAGGAGTGAGGGGCATTTAAGTTGGATTAGTGAATCAGATGTTACTTCTTGTGGAGTACTTTGATGTTGTTCGGTTTATCATACAAGTTCTTTGATGATGACCTAACAGTCAAgatagtgcatgatatgctgatACAGTATGCTTACAAAACAAAGAACACATCCATCTATCCGTTTTCCGAACCACTCATCCTGTTAAGGGTCACAGGAGGAAAGAGTGGAGTATACCTTGGACTGATCCCCCACCATCTGCACAAAAGCCACATATGTGAAcctcttcaagattcaagattcaaattgtcatatgcatagtaaaacaggcagttatactatgcaatgaaacaCTCTACACTACCAGTTGCTTGAGCAGCACAATCAAATggcatccaatacaagagctgtatcaataactagtaaacaaaacaaaagatagTAAATGTCATTTCAGAATAATGTTGGAAATTGTTTATTACTTTGGTTGTAGCTGAACGCTATTGCATCCTACTGAGGGTCATTGGCATATCGCACACACTCTATATGGGGTACTTTGGTACCCctttggtggtgtaatggtataCACGTTTGCCTTTCACACTGAGGGCATGGGTTCGCTTCTCAACCAcggttgtgtcaggaagggcatcctaTGTGAAAACTAAGCCACAACCATTCATGTGATTGACTTGCTCTGGCGACCTCTGAAAGGGGGAAcagtgaaaacataaaaaagctaATATGCCATGATACCGACAAGTAGACAAGGAATGAAAGTGGTGATCTTTATTGAGCAGAGCGCAGGAAGAATAATACTATCTTTAGACATATGCATACCACTTCATATTTGATATACaatttttatttgcataatacCTTCTTATACTTCATATTACACATTACGTCCCTTTCCTCAATGTCACATCTGCTGTCACAGCAACAATCATTTTGAGATGTTTGCAGCATAGTGTATTGGTTACCTAGGTATTTGTTACACAGGTATTTGTCAGTGCCTATAGTGATTAAAATAGTACGGAGGTTGTGCATGCGTGGTGTGCGGTAGTATGGCTGGGACTGGTGAGGGAAAATGCCGCTTGTAACAGAGAATCTGCTACTGCAGTAGCATCCTTTATAGAAATGGCATAGATAAAAGTTACATCCTGTATAAGCTGCTGAGCTCCTGTACGGAAACCCCTCCTTGATGAAAATGGGCATTTTTTATGCTGCACATGTCCGAGCATGTCCTGTAGATAACTATCAGTCTCCTGACCTGTTTGGACCTAACTGCTCCCACCagagcagtaaaaaaaataactttgatCAAAAATGAAATACAGGCTAAAATTGATTGTGGTGGGGATAGATTGTCTATAGATTGTTTTCCACATGGACGTGGATGTGGAACGGGAAGAGGGTGAAGAAAGGTGCAGCACTTGTATGAAATTAGATCTTCAAAAGCAGAATAAATATTTATGGTCTGACCAAATCATGGGAAGCGCTTGTccacaaaaataacaacatgtcGATTTCATACAAAGCTTATCTGGTCATTTTGGGGGCATGTTACTCGCCTCAAGCCCAGGTGGCTGCTGGGATAAGATTTCCTATCAGAGTGCAGAAGTATCCTGCTGGGTCCTGCTGGTGGAGCCGGGTTCGGCCATGAGAATCCTTCCCTCtcccttttttgaaaaaacacttttattaaGCTTTCCTGTGAAGGGTCTGCGTGAAGATGTGTCAACATTGCCCCTGCGtgtattttatcatttgatATTTTCTCTCACCACAGGGATCTCAAGCACAACTTAATCAGCACCATCATGCCTGGAGCCTTCCAAGGCCTCTCTGAGCTCAGGAAACTGTAAGTGGATGTGATTCACTTTCCAATTCACAGCAGCAAACACATGAAGAAGAAAATTGTGGAGCAccgtatttttgtttgtttgtccttcTGTGTCTAAGCATGCCACCCTCGTTTATGAAAGATGAGGACCACATACCAATTTTTGATTCTTGGGCACGATtgttagtggttagcatgttggccacacagtcaggagatcaggaagctctaggtttgaatctccgttgggcatctccgtgtAGAGTTTGCCTGCTCTCCCCGTGcgcacgtgggttttctcccacattccaaaaacatgcatgttaggttaattggcggctctaaattgtccataggtatgaatgtgagtgtgaatggttgtttgtctatatgtgccctgcatttggctggcgaccagttcagggtgtaccccgcctctcgcccgaagtcagctaggataggacccagcatacccgtgaccttagtgaggataagtggcatagaagatggatggatgggtagagAGAGCActtaaaatgcaaagaaaaaagaaaaagtcaagaTATATTAGTACATGTGTTTGTTGGTTATTCTTTTTAGGTGACTTCCTGGTTAATGGAGGAGGATGTAAGACATCGATTCTGGACTGGGAAGAATAATCTGTCCCtcttgcataaaaaaaaacaaaacatggggCAATATTTGCCAACCGTTTTGTCTATTAgttggctacttcctggttcattggAGGATAACTTCAGATGTTGGCTACAGGGTTGTCTTGGTGCTGTTCTAGCTTTCTGTCTAAAGTACCAAGGTacagaatcagaggattagttttgaatttggttaaaagttacctagcaaacaggaagcaatttgtaaagctaggagaatacacatctgcgagTTAAAAATCTCACATGTGGAGTATCCCAGGGGtgaatattgggaccaaaactgttaaATTTggatatcaacgacatttgtgacaaaggacttaaaggaCTCATTGTAacattcatgcatgttcaaataaaattaaaccaaaccaaaccaagtaCTTGTTTATATACCTGTAGGGTTCAGTTAGTTTTCTTTAATGTATGAGGTGTGTGGTTGTAGACCTGCTCCATGTAAGTTCCTTGAGATGGTGTCTGTCTGTTATGAACTGCCAGACTTGACAGGACCACACTCTATTCTTCTATCTGCAGCTTGACCACCACAATGGTAAGAAGTTGGATCAGGATGTGATAGCAGTAGTACTCAGGCCTGGTTGAGGCGTTGGTCAGAGCAGCGGTCATCTGTGCAGACCCGCGTGATCCGCCTTCCCTCCTCCCCCTACTTGTGTTTTCCCTGCAAGGTCTggggcttctcaaaacaaacaGGGGGAGATAAACACATGCTCTGGACAGCTCTCTGCTGGGCAGTGTCAGACGAGCACCAGAGCACATCTCTCTAGCTGTGGCTATACATCACACTCGGGCCAGGGGCCCTGCTTTTGGTGATAAACATTTACTGGTGTTCCATGGAGCCATGTAGTAGAGATAAAGAGTAGGGGTGATGATCATTAGAATGTAGCTCCCCATCCACTCTGGTACTACTAACCCATGGGAAGTAATATGCAGATCATAGAGGCAGAGTAAGAGTTCAATCGGTAGTTCATCTCCTGCCACAGAAACTCCAAGATGGAGCAATGATATCATCTGTTACTGAGACAAGTCTAAAGCATCAAAAGTAACCAATGAATGTCTTGGTCTTTTCACTCTTTCAGTGACCTATCCAATAACCGCATTGGCTGCTTGACTTCAAATATGTTCCAGGGGTTGACTAATCTCACTAAACTGTAAGAGACCATTTAAATTATGTACTTGCACTTTTTGTGTCCTGAGAAAATTACCAAAATAACGTGTTTCTGTCATTTCTGGCTGGTTAGGATCCTCTCCGGAAACATCATATCCACATTGGATCCAGACGTGTTTCAGGAGCTAACATCTCTTAAACTAGTGTGAGTGTTTTGTGCCAACTTCAAAATATACAACCCGAAAAGACTGATATAAATATAATGAGATTTTATCTCTCAGATTCTGAGATAAGCCATAACGCCAAATAATTGGTGTTGTATGGACGACATAATGACATCACTGTGTCATCATTACAAACATTATCATTTGGCATTTTGCAGAAAGAATCAgtgtgaaaatgtacaaatcagaaaaaaaaatgtattgcaaaaaaGATTGTGGATTTACATTGTgtcatcattattgttattatcatttgGCTTTTTGCACACATAATCAGTGTGAACAAAGTAAtaaacaggattttttttaaatgttatttaatttatagttgtttttgtttttttaaagtgaaattatATATCAGCATTTTTTGCCAAATCCAACTTTTCACCTTTCTGTTTGGGAAGCCTTGTCTCTCACTAGTCACacattagattcaagattcaagagtttttttaTGACAATGAGTTGTGCTTTTTCAATAGAAACTTCAACTCAGACTACCTGTCATGTGACTGTGGGCTGCGCTGGGTCCCGGGCTTCTTTCGCAGCAGCTCAGCCCGACTAGGGGATGAAACCCTGTGTGCTTACCCAAGAACCCTGAAGGGAAAACCCCTCCGTGGACTAAGAGAAAGCCAGTtgaactgtggtgagtgaattTGAATCAGTGAATCAGTGTGATGTGTGCCAATCACACATGTTTCTTGTCCATCATGTCAGATGGTCCTCTGGAGCTGCACACCCTGACACTGCTGCCTTCTCAGCGTCAGGTGGTCTTCAAAGGCGATCGGCTGCCGTTCCACTGCACTGCCGCCTTAGTGGACAAAGTCACCTCTCTATACTGGCGTCACAATGGTCAGCtagtgacctctgaccccaaTATAGGTGTCCAGTTGGAGAGCAACGTACTGCACGACTGCACCTTTATTACCAGGTGATGAAGCTGCATCCAATGCACTCAGGCCTTGTTTAAAAGTTTTCAGTGACAATGTGTACTAACGACTGTAACGTGTTGTGTGTATGCTTTATATGCAGTGAGCTTATTCTGTTCAACGTACATGTGGAGGCCAGTGGAGAGTGGGAGTGTGTGGTTACTACTGGGAGGGGCAACACATCTCGCTCTGTTGAAATAGTGGTGCTGGAGAACAGCGCCTCCTTCTGCCCAGAGGATAAGGTTGTCAACAACCGGGGCGAGTTCAGGTCGGTTACAGTCACACGTATCAACACagaatgtttacatttgcatcGTTCTCATTCTTGTGTGGTGAAAAACTGCAGATGGCCAAGAACTCTGGCAGGTATCACCTCCCATCAGTACTGCCTGCAGCTGCGTTACCCCTCCCTGTCTGTAGAGGGGGGCGTGGAACAGAAGAAAGCCTCTCGTCTATGTGACCGCTTTGGAAAGTGGCAGGAAGGCAACTACACTAACTGTCACTACACAAATGGCATCACCCGTGTCCTGCATACCTTCATCCTGGTCAGTAATGCTGTCTGGTTTGTGCTCAGCATTTCTTGCTTATTAAACACTATGAAGTCATAGTATTTCCTCTTTTATTTCTGTTGCAGAGGCCCATCAATACATCAAATGCTGTTACTTTGGCCCACCAAGTGCGTACATACACTCTGGAGGCCGCAGGCTTCACTGACTCAGTGGATGTACTCTATGTTGCACAAATGATGGAGAAGTTTATGGAATATGTCaggcagctgcaagaggttggGTATAGTTCATTTTACAGATTGcaaatgaatgtacagtacactCACTGGTCTTTACACAATCTAATGAAATTCAATGCTCAATCAAAACTTCTGCCTTGAGGCTAATGCTGAGCTGTGACCGACATTGTCAAATTGAAATCTATAATGTTTGTGACTGGGTGCCATTGATAGTGTAGTCCAGGTTCAAATGATTGACTAGCAACCAGTGCAAAATGTTGCCCACCTTTTGCCCTTGGtgggctgggataggctaccgCGTCCCCATGactctgaacaggataagctATAGAAAGTGAATGGATGTTTATTATTGAAGTTGCAGCTTGCAGTGgggtagaactgcactgcattgtCAGATGTAAGGATACAGTTTGAGTCCATTTCTGCTCTTAAAGCTATAATTATACTTTTAATATAATAGCTCCCCATAGAGCTATTAGTTTTGACTCCAGGGCCCAAAAAGTACAGGTGTCAAGGGTACAAAAGCACTATCAGCCCATTAACAAGCCAAAAATACTCAATACTGAAATAAAATAAGCATTGCtatttttgtaaaggcagaattttggaTGTAGCTGCTGAACCACATTAGAATGTGCAGGTTCACCTAATGAAGTGTGTGTGCCTTGCATACATAATAATCTCTATTTTGGCTCCAGTTGCCACAGGTGTTGGTAGAGATGGGCAGTAACCTGATGCAGGTGGATGAGCAGATCCTTGCTATCGCTCAGAGAGAGAAGAGAGCCTGCAGCTCCATTGTGGGCTCTTTGGAGTCTCTGGCCTGGCCTCAGCTGCACAGCCATGCTCAAGATTTCTCCATGGTATAGAAACGCTCATcttaattgtttgtttttctttatcaaTTCAAGCTTTGCTAGCGTATAATCAGGGTCTGAAAAGAGTTTATAGTTAAGTGTATTTGTACAGGTGTCAAAGAACATTGTGATGGAAGCACACTTAATTCGTCCAGCCCACTTCACTGGCCTAACCTGCACAGCTTATGAGCGCCGTGAGGTCTCAACAGCTACTGTGGAAATGGAAATACCTGAGTCCACTCATGAGCAACAGCTTCGTTTTCGCTGCAGCACCGGCTCCCATAACACATCTCTGACCAATTTTCCCCTCAGGGTGAGCTTTGAGCATGattgtttgtgtatttattcCAATACATGACGCTGTTATGATGAATGTAAACATTTAATAcattacattgttttgttttctcactCTAGAATTCAGTAGCTGTGGCGTCTGTGACTCTGCCTGCTACTCTTTTTCCTTCCGATGCACCTGCAGACTGTAAGCTGCAGTTTTTGGCCTTCCGAACTGGAAGCTTTTTCCCTCTGACAGGCAATTCAAGCAACAGTGCGGGACATTCTAGAAGACGCAGTGTTAACACTCCTGTCATCTATGTAGGCCTTGGTGAGTTAGAGAGGACCACTTTTTATTCCTTTAATTCCATCACTTGTTGAATTATGTTTTTCTGCTATCACCGTCACCATCTGCCAGTCGATGTTCTTTCAAATTTTGAAACTCTGAGTCAATCTGCAtacatgtgtatgttttttctaCACAAAATAAGATTGATAAATCCACCAGTTTGCTACCTTATGAATAAATCCTTGTATTCTGTCCTTTAGCCTTTCTATGTAATGCAAAAACATTAAGACCATTTGCATCTTCTGATAATAATGACCACTTTTGACTGACCCTGAGgcattaatttaacaatatgttacagtaattgttattttatattaCTGTGGATGTAGTGTGCGATTATCTAGTTATCATCAGCAGAAGAATCTGCACCACGCGCAGAACGagaatgcagtgtgtgcctgcAAAGCCACAATGAGGAAATATTGCTTATTACTTAACTTTTTGGACATCGTGAGGTCTCCCAAGCAGCTTTGGAACTGAAAACAAGCATCCTAAAAATTTCAGAGTGGAGACATACCCATCAATATTGGCCACTCTTTTGGTCCAAACCGCAGGACtgtcgcgaccatcattaaggataaagattattgaatgcttATGAATGTTAGAGGGGGGTCATCGATTTTGCGTGCTGTCACAAGGAGAtttgagagaagaggaggaggttatccttccaggCTAGGCTGGGACAATATTTAAGTCGGTACGACAACCACAGACAGccacaagtaaggagttgttgtgtttttattgctgttttatttatttaattcttgtatttaatcttattattactgtattttatgtccttcatgtatCCTGTGAACAGTATGACTGACTTAAGAGTTAATTTAGGCATAATGTAGGTACAGTATAAGTTCTGATTCACGCTAAAACTGGACTTGCATCACAGGAATGGAACTTGTTTGTAATCTGTGGACCACCTGTACAGTACACTGTGGTCATAATGTTGTGGCTACTAAATGTACAAATATCCTAAGTGCTATTCAAATGCACAATTATCGACTCAGCCATTGGTTTCCCTTCTTTATGATACAGATGGCTGCAGAATGTGGAACCACTCTGAGCCTATCTGGGTGTCACTCCGCCACTTGTCCCCTGGAAGCGATGCTGTGGCAGCACAGTGGAGCCagaagacactggacaaacaaGGAGGCTGGAGCCAAGAGGGATGCCAGTTGGTCCACAGTGACAGCAGCACATCCACGATGCGTTGTTCTCTGCTTGGCAACTATGCTGTGTTGCATGTAGGAAGATACACTTGGAACCTTTGCAGCGAATGAAATCgtaattgtacttttttcattttttgtaggAGGTGCCAAATTTCCCCAACTCTACACCCATTTCTGTCAGGGTGCTCCACCCTGTGGTGTATGCCTGTACTGCACTGCTCCTTCTTTGCCTTTTCaccatcatcattacacacataCTGCACCACAGGTACGTCATACAATGTTATATACATTACATATGGCTATATGTATGAGTGTATGTACATAAACATTGCTattagttttttcttttttcctcaacAGTTCCAttcacatttcaagaaaaagctggCACACATTACTGAATACCTGCTTTCACATCGCCATGACAACAGCCATCTATGCAGGAGGCATAAGCTTGACCAGCTATCCCATTGTTTGTCAAGCAGTAAGTGCCTTTCTGTGATTTTATCCTGTTATTAGTATAGTGTAGGCTTAACACGTGAGCAATGTGCAACAGGTGGGCATCGTCTTGCACTATTCCTCGCTGTCGACCTTGCTGTGGATCGGGGTCAGTGCCAGGGTCATCTACAAAGAAGCCATGTGGAGAATGCCGCGGCAACAAGAAGGGGAATCCCCTGTTCCACCTACACCGCGACCTATGCTCAGGTCAGAGCAAGAACAACTCACCTTCACCCTGCTTTTGTACCAAAAGATTGTTGTTAGCAGTCAATACGGTTTCGATTTTGGACAGATGCAGATGTCCCAGTGCTCTACCACCCAGATTGTGCACCATGAAATGAGCCATTGTGCCCAACAACCAAAGTCCCTCTGTTTTGATGAAACCTTGAAGGCTTTCTGTAAGACACAAAAAGCAATAAGCCAAGATGAAGCAGGGAAGAAGAATGTATGAGTCCAGCATAACAGGATAGAGAGGGGTCGCTGTAAATCTGAATGGAGTTTCGGGGGGGAGCTCTGTGCTCCCGAATAATCCCTTCTGTTTCTCCTTCCCCTGGCCTCATGTTGCCCCTATGATCCCAAAGCAAAGATCATGAACAGTGCTGCTTCTCCAGCCCGCCTTTGTTGCCCACTCAGCTGTATGGCACCATTCCGCAATAAATTCTAGCCTATGCTGACCTCTGCCCACTCAGAAAATAAAGGCTCACACAGCTCTATTCATATTCCAGCTATGGAGAGATATGACACAGGCTTGCATGCATAAGAAATGTCACAGGCAAGGTCAAACAGATGTGTTTTTACTCTCATTCAAGGTTCTATTTGATAGCTGGTGGAGTTCCTCTTATTATTTGTGGGATCACGGCAGCTGTCAATGTCAGCAACTACGGAGACAACAGCCCTTAGTGAGTCCTTGTCTTTTTCGTCCTTGAGCCACTCGACCCCCTGACCTAATGTTGTTATGTTTAGTggcaaagtgaattattctgtGTGATTTCCTGAATGATGTTCTTGTTCTGCTTCTACCCATGATGAATCTTTCACTGCCTCTTGCAGCTGCTGGCTGGTGTGGCGCCCCAGCCTGGGGGCTTTCTTTGTCCCTGCTGGCCTAGTGGTGTTGGTGACCTGGATCTACTTCCTGTGCACTGTGTTCTGCCTAAGGCGCCGTGCAACCAAAGAATGCACAGGAACCACTCTGTCGTCTCCTGTGACTGAGAGCCAGCCCGCACTGGCCGGAAGCATCAGCCTCCTGTCTACGGACTCGGTCGTGGGTCCTGTAAACCCTAACATGGCTCTAGAGGACCAGTATTCACTGAAGACACAGTACCTAGTACTGGTGGCcacccacttcctgtttgtggcCCTGTGGTGTTGCGGGGCCATGGCAGTGTGGCTGACCGGGCACACTAGCTTGTTGTTTAGTTCTCTCTATGGAATGGTCGCCATAGCCCTTGGGGTGTTCCTAGTGGTGCACCACTGCTTCCGACGTCTGGATGTGCAGGCCTCGTGGCTGCCCTGCTGCCCGGGTCATGGCCACTCCCATCCTGTGTCTCCCTATACCCATACATGCACCACAGGGAGTGGAGTGCAAACCTCTGAGCAGGGTTCCCAATTGTTCATCAACTGCCACGCACCTGGTGACTCACATAACTCTTCATCTGCTCGGTCGTCATCCACACCAAGTGGCATCAGCAGTGTCGGACCCTGCAAGCTCACCAACCTGCTGCAGGTGGTGCAAGACACGCCGAGCAACACTTCAAGGGCTCCTGCTTCTGCTGCTGGTAACAACACCGGTACCAGTACTGACAATGTCACCAAGCCAACAAACAATATTCCTTCCAGCATTAACTCAGCAGTACATCCTCAGCGAAGGAAAGTGAACAGCAGGACTAAGCAAGGCAGTAGCCAGTATCACCATCGAGGTGAGGGCAGAGGTCACTATCGTCTCAAAGCGCTAAGGACAGCGGGAGGCGGGGGCAGCCTTGGAGCTTTAGGTCCCACAAACTTGGAGCACCTCAGCTCATCCCATGCGGTTCATAAACAAGCCACCAGTGAGAACGGGAGCATCCATCACAGCCTCTCAGAGAACCATGCAGGCCTGCTGACTAATGGAAAGCGGGTGGGTGAGTCAGTGGCCACCAGCCCTTCAGAGGGCAGCGATGGGGGAAGTAGTG
Encoded proteins:
- the adgra2 gene encoding adhesion G protein-coupled receptor A2, with protein sequence MTAPGLGLGIPSRVVVLMLLLLLVASGPRPSQACRGLLGCSCTEERSKAHGAQVLGWRVSCSKEELTEPPDASLLPNRTVTLVLSHNKIRVLKNGSFFGLSALEKLDLKHNLISTIMPGAFQGLSELRKLDLSNNRIGCLTSNMFQGLTNLTKLILSGNIISTLDPDVFQELTSLKLVNFNSDYLSCDCGLRWVPGFFRSSSARLGDETLCAYPRTLKGKPLRGLRESQLNCDGPLELHTLTLLPSQRQVVFKGDRLPFHCTAALVDKVTSLYWRHNGQLVTSDPNIGVQLESNVLHDCTFITSELILFNVHVEASGEWECVVTTGRGNTSRSVEIVVLENSASFCPEDKVVNNRGEFRWPRTLAGITSHQYCLQLRYPSLSVEGGVEQKKASRLCDRFGKWQEGNYTNCHYTNGITRVLHTFILRPINTSNAVTLAHQVRTYTLEAAGFTDSVDVLYVAQMMEKFMEYVRQLQELPQVLVEMGSNLMQVDEQILAIAQREKRACSSIVGSLESLAWPQLHSHAQDFSMVSKNIVMEAHLIRPAHFTGLTCTAYERREVSTATVEMEIPESTHEQQLRFRCSTGSHNTSLTNFPLRNSVAVASVTLPATLFPSDAPADCKLQFLAFRTGSFFPLTGNSSNSAGHSRRRSVNTPVIYVGLDGCRMWNHSEPIWVSLRHLSPGSDAVAAQWSQKTLDKQGGWSQEGCQLVHSDSSTSTMRCSLLGNYAVLHEVPNFPNSTPISVRVLHPVVYACTALLLLCLFTIIITHILHHSSIHISRKSWHTLLNTCFHIAMTTAIYAGGISLTSYPIVCQAVGIVLHYSSLSTLLWIGVSARVIYKEAMWRMPRQQEGESPVPPTPRPMLRFYLIAGGVPLIICGITAAVNVSNYGDNSPYCWLVWRPSLGAFFVPAGLVVLVTWIYFLCTVFCLRRRATKECTGTTLSSPVTESQPALAGSISLLSTDSVVGPVNPNMALEDQYSLKTQYLVLVATHFLFVALWCCGAMAVWLTGHTSLLFSSLYGMVAIALGVFLVVHHCFRRLDVQASWLPCCPGHGHSHPVSPYTHTCTTGSGVQTSEQGSQLFINCHAPGDSHNSSSARSSSTPSGISSVGPCKLTNLLQVVQDTPSNTSRAPASAAGNNTGTSTDNVTKPTNNIPSSINSAVHPQRRKVNSRTKQGSSQYHHRGEGRGHYRLKALRTAGGGGSLGALGPTNLEHLSSSHAVHKQATSENGSIHHSLSENHAGLLTNGKRVGESVATSPSEGSDGGSSGSRKPYPLLPSLASRVVMNGAQRRCISRDNLKVAAAAERDAKRCSYPLNSGTTTVPGAAASNGTLKNSILELDQDISGTDQSQSSVGVKSSLWKSETTV